Genomic DNA from Peribacillus simplex NBRC 15720 = DSM 1321:
AAGTTTGTCTAAATTGTGAATTCGTTATTAAGAGAAGTAAAAAAGTACTTACATCTAAAGAAATTTTTTTGCTATAGTTACAAATAGACCGGTTGGTATGGCGGGGGTGTGCTACGGAAATGGATACAAAATCGTTGATAATCGACCATGCAACGATTCTTTTTCAACAAAAAGGATATAAAGGTGTTGGACTAAGCGAAATCTTAAAAGTATGTAATGTTACGAAAGGTTCGCTTTATCACCATTTTCCTAATGGAAAAGAGGAATTATTAATTGCTTGCCTTCATTCTTTGAATGAAGTAATTACGATGGATATCGTGGATATTTTTGAACGATATCCGACAACGTTAGAAGCGACAAATTCTATGATTGAAAAGTTAATCGTCAATTTAGAAAGTGAAGGGACGATTACGGGTTACACATTTAGCAGCATGGTAAGTGAAATGGCCACATTAAGCGATCCTGTACGAAAGGCTTGCGCCGAACTATATGCGAAAATTCAAGGGATTTATTTTAAAAAGCTAATGGAAGATGGATATTCAAAAGAGTTAGCTTCCAATATTGCATTGATGATGACAGCCTCTATCGAAGGGGCAATGATGCTTTGTTTGGCCGAAACATCGGCAAAGCCGCTAAAAGTAATTTCGCAATTGTTACCCAATATATTGAAGGAGTTTTAACAAGTGGATAATAAAAATATTAAAACAGGACCGATAATGGCTGCTCTTTTGGTAGCAGGCTTTGTTGGGCTATTTAGTGAAACCGCATTGAACATCGCCTTAGGTGAATTGAGCCACATTTTTGGCGTGGATGCGACGACAATACAGTGGCTTGCAACAGGCTACTTTTTAACGCTTGGTATTTTAGTGCCAGTAACAGGAATTTTAATGCAAAAATTCACGACACGCCAAATGTTCATGGCGTCTTTATTTTTTTCGGTCATCGGAACGGTCATCGCTGCAGTAGCGCCGGTTTTTAGCGTGTTATTGACAGCCCGTGTCATTCAGGCAGCTGGACTGGCGATCATTTTGCCGTTGACGCAAAGTGTCATTTTCACGATTTTCCCACCGAATAAACGAGGCGGGGCAATGGGTGTGATGGGCTTAGTCATCTTGGCGGGTCCCGCATTCGGTCCTACATTAGCAGGGATGATTTTAGATACGTTATCATGGCCTTGGATATTCTGGTTTACGATTCCGTTCTTGTTGTTCTCGCTTATCTTTGGCTATATCTATATTCCGAATGTCAATGAAACTCGACAAGTATCAATCGATATCGTGTCAGTTGTGTTATCGACGATTGGTTTTGGTGGAGTTGTATACGGTGTAAGTGTAGGCGGGGATCATGGTTGGACGGATATGACGGTAATTGGCACGATCATCGTTGGTTTGATCGCTCTCATTCTCTTTGCAATCCGTCAAACGAAGATGGAAAACCCAATGTTGAATTTAAAAGCATTCAAATACCCACTATTTGTACTGGGCCTTGCGATGAACATGATTACATTCCTTAACATGTTATCGATGCTGGTAGTGTTACCAATGTATATGCAAATGGCGTTATTGGTGTCTGCGTTCGCTACTGGGCTGATCATGCTGCCAGGCAGTCTATTAAACTGTGTTTTTGCCCCAATAATCGGCAAGCTATTTGATAAATATGGACCTCGTGCCGTGATTACACCAGGAACGATTCTAGTTGT
This window encodes:
- a CDS encoding TetR/AcrR family transcriptional regulator, with product MDTKSLIIDHATILFQQKGYKGVGLSEILKVCNVTKGSLYHHFPNGKEELLIACLHSLNEVITMDIVDIFERYPTTLEATNSMIEKLIVNLESEGTITGYTFSSMVSEMATLSDPVRKACAELYAKIQGIYFKKLMEDGYSKELASNIALMMTASIEGAMMLCLAETSAKPLKVISQLLPNILKEF
- a CDS encoding DHA2 family efflux MFS transporter permease subunit gives rise to the protein MAALLVAGFVGLFSETALNIALGELSHIFGVDATTIQWLATGYFLTLGILVPVTGILMQKFTTRQMFMASLFFSVIGTVIAAVAPVFSVLLTARVIQAAGLAIILPLTQSVIFTIFPPNKRGGAMGVMGLVILAGPAFGPTLAGMILDTLSWPWIFWFTIPFLLFSLIFGYIYIPNVNETRQVSIDIVSVVLSTIGFGGVVYGVSVGGDHGWTDMTVIGTIIVGLIALILFAIRQTKMENPMLNLKAFKYPLFVLGLAMNMITFLNMLSMLVVLPMYMQMALLVSAFATGLIMLPGSLLNCVFAPIIGKLFDKYGPRAVITPGTILVVIGYGLYAMYGTDTALWIMVVTHIVMMLGIGMVLASVQTNTLNALPKQFYPDGIAITQTSQQVSGAIGIAVMVSLFSANQNGYMTDVANDLPAAAASGSSLVFKISLIFAIVNVVLSLFMKKPK